The window GAAGGCAGATTGTGTATTTGTTCGTAAGTATATCGGTCATAGCTACTCTAATTTATCTTGTAAACTTGTTTGTCGTAGAACAGTTCCACTCGCGCTACGTAACAGTAGTTCTGATCTGGTTAGCTCCTGTAGGTGCAATAGCGCTAGGCCATCTCAAACGTCTTTTTAGACTTACACTTCTGGTTATTCTGCTCATAGGTTTCTTCAACGACAGCCGCGTATTTAACGGTACAGGTCCCTATTTAGAAATGGTTGATTTCATCTCAGCCTACGAATCACCCGATGCTCTCTATATCTCCGACGCCATAACAGGTTGGGAGCATTGGACTTCGAATTACTACATACAAAATCGGCTGACCCAACAGGTGAGCAGCGACCAGATTTTGTTCTTAACCGCAGAAGGTCCTACACAAAGATCAGAAATGAGAGCTTTGCAGCCCCCCCCCTCACATCTTTACTTTACAACAGCCAGTGACCAATCTTTTCACGAGCCAATACTACAGTTTACCGCACAAGAAAAGCAAGTATGGCGTATCGTTGGCTCTTATGGGCCAGCTGAAACTAGCTGGCTAGACATCTTCAAGCGATATTATATCTTGCACAGACAGCGCCATTGGGATGCTCATGAAGGAATAAACGCACTGACTGTAGAAGAGTACCGCCGCATACCCGATGACATGTATCCCATCGCACAAGCCAACGAGCTGATCCTTATGCATTGGCAGCTCAAACTGGAAGGTGAGGCCAAGCCTTGCAAAACTGTGAACCTGGATAGCTGGTGGCAAGCAGACGCAGTACCTGCAGCAAACTACAGCCTTTCATTGGCTTTGGTTGGCCAAGATGGGCAAGGAGTGTCGCAACATGGAGGAGGAATATCCCCCACGCTTTCTGGGCAATGGATAATCGATTCGCCATACTTGGATGAGCGCAACTTGCTCATCCCATGCGATTTAGCTCCGGGCACATATCCGATAGTGTTTGCTCTTTACGACAGTGAGACGCTGGCAAACGTCATTTTTACCACGCC of the Cyanobacteriota bacterium genome contains:
- a CDS encoding glycosyltransferase family 39 protein yields the protein MSKTAEKRLVQFGVYIVLLGCFFTYFQEFKDRPYRQDEALVANWAEQGNVISASESIMHTSAQPGWFIAFDLWIDILGSQEIVSRAFAHLIMLTTLAVTYQIGKNFGRPQIGFYSMLLLGTWPIFAFYGNELRHYAALYLGCTTLFLATLRWLDRPLPRHIILVILGGGLAMLSHLYGYYVVIGIGAAALLLGQHRNRHFWIGLLTIVAGLAMVACIWLVPNLYVFLFLSGSPALQGIQNDVRDIASWQEILNNLALNPPSATLLLLIPGLFIGLEQIISKKDRSRRQIVYLFVSISVIATLIYLVNLFVVEQFHSRYVTVVLIWLAPVGAIALGHLKRLFRLTLLVILLIGFFNDSRVFNGTGPYLEMVDFISAYESPDALYISDAITGWEHWTSNYYIQNRLTQQVSSDQILFLTAEGPTQRSEMRALQPPPSHLYFTTASDQSFHEPILQFTAQEKQVWRIVGSYGPAETSWLDIFKRYYILHRQRHWDAHEGINALTVEEYRRIPDDMYPIAQANELILMHWQLKLEGEAKPCKTVNLDSWWQADAVPAANYSLSLALVGQDGQGVSQHGGGISPTLSGQWIIDSPYLDERNLLIPCDLAPGTYPIVFALYDSETLANVIFTTPEGVPIGRNLFLTQITVGTP